Part of the Microbacterium immunditiarum genome is shown below.
GCCTGTCGGGGTGAAGGAGTTCCGGTTCACCCACGAAGCCGACGCGTCGCGCTACACGCTGCACCGCGGCGACGACCTCGTCAGCGTGCTCGACTATCGAGACGACGGCCGCACCGTCGCGATGACGCGGGCGTACACCGTGCCCACCTTCCGCGGCCACGGTTACGCGGGCGAGCTGGTCGATCGGGCCGTCGCCGAGCTCGAGGCGCAGGGCGACCGCGAGGTCATCCCGGTCTGCTGGTACGTCGCCGACTGGTTCGCCGCACACCCCGAGCGCAACGGCATCCTCCGAAGCCGCGCCCTCTGACGTTCCGGGGACTAACCCCATCCGCCGATCTCGTCAACCCCTCGCCCTTTCCCCGACCGCACGGTGATGCTGGGAGCGTCGAGAGGAGCCGACATGGAGCACGAGAACGTCGACGACCGAGCCGCGGAGATGCCGGGCAACGACAGTCCGCTCGAGCCGGAACAGGCGCAGGAGGTTCCGCTGCTCGCTCAGAACGAGGCATCCGAGGTCGACAAGGTCGCGGGCATCGTGGTGCAGACGCGCTCAGATGTCGGAGACAAGTCGATCGACGAGATCGCCCACGTGCTGCACCAGCGGCTGAACGACTCCTCGATCGAGCTTCCCGACTCGGAGGTGCGGGAGTTGGCCAAGCAGATCGCGACCGGCACGACCTGATGCGCTCGGGAAGGTGAGATCCGCCGCGCCCTCTTCCCTCCCACGTCGGGCACGGCGGATCTTCTCTGTCACCTCACCTCAGCGCGCGACCGCAGCGCGTTCACGCGCACGCGGCCAGCGCGTCACCGTGCGCGACGCCGATCGGCCGGGGCCAGGCGTTGCGCGGCGGCTGCGGCGAGCGCTGCGCCGCCTCGGCGGCGAGCGCGGCCAGGCGCTCCTGTCGAAGCTCGTCGATGCGAGCCTCCTGCGCGCGGAGCTCAGTGTCGTGTCGGAACAGCACTTCGCTCGCGTAGATCGTCGAGAGCATGATTCCTCCAAGGGTTCCGATGGCACGAACCTAGGGAGGGGTTCCGACATTTCGCCCCCCGCGCGGGTTGGCAGTTTTCGGCGCTTCGGTGGCGGCATCCGAATGCGTCTCCCCTCCACAACCTCGGCGCCGATAGCCTGTCGAGGGTGGCGACCCCCGACGCGCATCCGCCGACGCGCGACATACCGCTCAGTCCGAGCCAGCGCTGGCGGGCGTACTGGGTGTGCGTCGCCGTCGCGGCGATCACGATCCTCGACCTGAGCAAGGTCAACGTCGCCCTGCCGTCGATCGAGGCGGCGCTCGGATCGAGCTCGACCGAGCTGCAGCTCATCGTCTCGGGCTATGTGCTCACGTTCGGGCTCGCGCTCGTGCCGGCCGGTCGCATCGGCGACCAGCGCTCGCGCCGCGCGCTGTTCATCACCGGACTCTCGGTGTTCACCGTCACGAGCCTCGTGTGCGCCCTCGCCCCCACGACCACCGTGCTGATGATCGGGCGTCTCGCGCAGGGCATCGGCGCGGGGATACAGATGCCGCAGGTGCTCGGCATGATCCAGCAGCTGTTCCACGGCAAGGAGCGCGGCCGCGCGTTCGGGCTGTTCGGCGCCGCGGTGGGGATCGCGACGGCGTTCGGGCCGACGCTCGGCGGCCTGCTCATCGCGATCGGCGGCCCGACCGACGGGTGGCGGGGCATCTTCTGGATGAACGTGCCGCTGTGCCTCATCGCCATCGGCCTGGCGGTCTGGGTGCTGCCGTCGACGCGCGAGCGGTCGCGGCGCCGGCTCGAGCTCGACCCGACCGGCGTGCTGCTCTTCGGCGGCTCGGTGCTGGCGCTGCTGTGGCCGTTCCTGTTCACGACGGGTTCGCCGGACGACAATCCGCAGCGGTGGTGGCTGCTCGTCGTGTTCGTGCTGCTCGCGGCCGCGTTCGTGTGGTGGGAACGTCGCTACGACCGCAGCGGCAAGAGTCCGCTGATCCCGTTCAGCCTGTTCCGGCTGTCGTCGTATCGCAACGGAACCTTGCTCGCGACCGCGCAGTTCGCTGCGCTGCCCGCCCTTTTCCTGCTCACGACGCTGTATCTGCAGCTCGGGCTGGGGCTGGCGCCGGTGTTCGCGGGACTCGTCACGGTCGGCTTCGCGCTGAGCAGCGCGTTCGCGTCGTGGATCGGCGGGAACCTCGTGGGGCGCATCGGCCGTCCCCTCGTCGTGTGGGGGGTCTGACTCGCCCCGGCATGTCCGGAGACATGATTCCTTGGAAGGATCTGTCTCATGGGACGTCCCAGCAAGTATTCGCGCGAGCTTCGTGAGCGCGCCGTCCGTATGGTCGCCGAGGTGCGGCCCGACTATCCGAGCGAGTACGCCGCGATGATCGCGGTCGCGCAGATGCTCGGCATCGGGTCGCCGGAGACGATCCGCACCTGGATCCGCCGGAACCAGATCGACGCCGGCGACCGGCCCGGTGTCACGACCGAAGCGGCGGAGGAGATCAAGCGGCTCAAGCGCGAGAACGCCGAGCTGCGTCGCGCGAACGAGATCTTGAAGGCGGCTTCGGCTTTCTTCGCGGCCGAGCTCGACCGGCCACAGAAGCGATAGTCGCGTTCATCGAGGAGCACAAGGACCGCCGTGATGGTGGTCTGCGGTGGGGTGTCGAGTCGATCTGCGACGTGCTCACCCAGCACGGCGTGAAGATCGCCCCATCGACCTACTACGACGCGAGAGACCGTGGCCCCTCGGCGCGGGAGGTGTCGGACGAGCGGTGGAAGCCGATCATCCTCGCGACGTGGCAGAAGCAGCGGAAGGTGCTCGGCGCCCGCAAGCTCTGGCTGAGGTTGCGGCGCGATGGGCATGACATCGCCCGTTGCACCGTCGAGCGGCTCATGCGAGACCTGGGCATCGCTGGCGTTACTCGTGGACGCCGCAAGCGACCCGTCGATCGCGAACTGCGTGAGACCAGGCCCGCGGACCTCGTCGATCGGCACTTCGCCCGGCTCCGCACGAACCAGCTCTGGGTCGCCGACTTCACCTACGTCTGGACGTGGTCCGGATGGGTGTACGTCGCGTTCGTGTTCGACGCGCACTCCCGCCGCATCCTCGGCTGGCGCGCCGCCACCTCGATGACTACCCCGCTCGTTCTCGACTGCCTCGACATGGCGCTGTGGACCCGCCGACGCGAAGGCGTCGCCGGGTTCGCCGGGCTCACGCACCACACCGACGCGGGCAGCGTCTACACGTCAATCGCCTTCACCGACCGTCTCATCGATGAAGGCATCGACGCGTCGGTCGGGTCTGTCGGCGACGCGTACGACAACTCGCTCGCGGAGTCGCAGATCGGGCTCTACAAGTCCGAGCTCATCCACCACGAGGGCCCATGGCGGGACGTCGATCAAGTCGAGGCGGCGACCGCGTCCTGGGTGCTGTGGTTCAACACCGAACGCACCCACGGCTCGATCGACGACCTCACACCGCTCGAGGTCGAGCAGCTCGACTACGCTCGCATCGAACCGGTCGAGAGAGCCGGCTGACACCAGCAAACAACTCTCCGGACATGCCGGGGCGAGTCAGTCGTCGGCGTGCTCCTCGGCGTGGGAGGAATGGCGGTGACGGCCTACTTCGCTCCGACGCCTGCGCAGCCGTACATCATGGCGGTCGTGCTCTTCCTCTCGGGCTTCGCCGGCGGCCTCGTGGTCTCGCCCAACCAGACGCTCACGCTCGCGGACGTGCCGGTGCGGCGCGGCGGCGTCGCGGGATCGGTCGGGCAGCTCGGCCAGCGCATCGGATCCTCGGTCGGCACGGCGGTGGCCCTGTCGCTCTTCTACGCGACGATCTACAACGAGCGCGGGTCGGATGCGCCGCGCATGACCGTGTTCCACGACGCGTACGTCATCGGGCTCATCGCCGTCGGCATCTTCCTCGGCCTGGCTCTCGTCGCGGGCGTCGCCGACATGACCGCCCGCAGGCGCGACGAACGCTCGACGGACCCGGTCATCTGAACGTCATCCGGGCATCGAAGCGAAGCGCCGCGAGGCTCCCGGACGATGTCGGAGCCGGAACATACGGTGTGTGGCATGCGGATCCTGCACACCTCGGACTGGCACATCGGCCGGTCGTTCCACGGGCATTCCACGCTCGAGGCACTCCGCGGTGTGCTCGAGGCGCTCGCGGTGCAGGTGCGCGAGCACGCGGTCGACGTCGTCGTGGTCGCCGGAGACGTGTTCGACTCCGCCGCGCCGTCGGCGGCGTGCTTCCCGCTGCTGAGCGACACGCTGCGGGCGCTCCGCGACACGGGAGCGCACGTCGTCGTGACGAGCGGCAACCACGACTCGGCCGCCCGGCTCGGGTTCCAGTCCGCGCTGCTGCGCGACGGCGTCCACGTGCTCACCGATCCGACGTCGGTCGGCACGCCCATCACGATCGACGACGAGTCGGGTCCGGTGCACTTCTACGGCATCCCGTTCCTCGAGCCCGCGCTCGTGCGGCACCTGTGGCCCGGCGTCGAGCTGCGCACTCAGGCCGAGACGATCGCGCACGCGATGTCGCTCGTGCGCGAAGACCTCGCCTCGCGCGGCGGCCGATCGGTGGCGATCTCGCACTGCTTCGCGGCCGGCGTCGAGGCGACGCGTGGCGTCGAGCGCGAGATCCGGCAGGGGACGCTCGACGTCGTGCCGCTCGCGTACTTCGACGGGCCCGATTACGTCGCGCTCGGTCATATCCACGGGCGTCAGCGGCTGTCCGAGCGCGTCCGCTACGCGGGTGCGCCGCTGCACTACAGCTTCGGCGAGGGCGACAAGCCCCGCGGGTCCTGGCTCGTCGAGCTCGACTCATCCGGACTCGCCTCGGTCGAGTGGCTTCCCCTTCCCGTGCCGCGCCGCCTCGTCACCCTCACGGCCTCGTTCGACGAGCTGCTCACCGACGAGCGCTTCGACGAGTTCGGCGACGCGTGGGTGTGCGCGCGCTACACAGACCCGACCCCGCAGCTCGACCCGATGCGCCGCCTGCAGGAGCGCTTCGCCCACTGCGCCGCCGTCGTGCACCTGCCCGGCGCGGCCGCCTCCGCCGACCGATCGAGCTACGCGGGCCGCGTGCGCGCCGCCCGCAGCGATGCCGAGCTGTTCGACGCCTTCCTCGCCCACGTGCGCGAGGGCGAGGGGGCGAGCGCCCGCGAGGGGGAGCTCATCCGCGAGATCGTGGGCGACCGCATCGCCGCGGAGGCCCGGGCGTGAGGCTTCATCGACTCGAGCTCGAGGGCTTCGGGCCGTTCCGTGATCGGCAGGTCGTCGACTTCGACGCATTCGCCGACGACGGCATCTTCCTCATCGCCGGTCGCACGGGCGCAGGCAAGTCGAGTGTGCTCGACGGCGTGTGCTTCGCGCTGTACGGCGGAGTGCCGAGGTACGACGGTGCCGAGAAGCGGCTGCGCAGCGATTACTGCGGCCCGGATGACCCGACCGAGGTCTCCGTCGAGTTCAGCACCGGCGGGCGCAGGTGGCGGGTCACGCGTTCGCCCGAGTACGAACGGGCGAAGCGGCGCGGCACGGGCACCACGCTGGTGAGCGCGGACGCGCAGCTCGACGAGCTCGTGGGCGGCGCGTGGATCGGACGAGCATCCGGCTCGCGCCATGTCGCCCTCGCACTCGACGACGTGCTCGGACTCAGCCAGCAGCAGTTCCTGCAGGTGATCCTGCTCGCGCAGAACCGGTTCGCCGAGTTCCTCCTCGCCCGCAGCGACGAACGGCAGAAGCTGCTGCGGCGCCTGTTCGGCACGCGCACGTACGAGCAGTACCAAGAGGGGCTCGAGCAGCGACGACGCGACGCCGAGGCCGCGCTGGCGGCCGCAGGCGACGGGGTGGAACTGCTCCTCGGTGAGGCCGAGCGACTCGTTGCGGCCGAAGGCACGTGGGAGGGATTCGGAGCCGCGGGCGAGGTGCTGGAGAGGCTCGCCGCAGGCGCTGAATCGACGGATGCCCCGCCCCCCGCCTCCGCGGCGGAGGGTGCACTGTCGCCTGACCCGGGGCCGGCCGCCTCGCTCGCCGACCGGCTCGTCGACGCGGAGCGCTCGGTGCGCGCGGCGCATTCGCGGGCCGAGGTGCTCGGCGCCCAGCAGGCGGTCGCCGCAGGGGCGGGGCGTGACGCCGAGGCTGCCTTCGCCGCGGTCAAGACGCTCCACGCGAAGCAGCAGCAGCTCGCCGCGTCGCGGGCCCGGCTCGCGGCCCTCGAGCAGCGGTCCGCGAGTGTCGCCGCCGACCGTTCGCGAGCCGCGCGCGCGATCGCCGCCGAGGCGCTTCGAGCGCCGCTCGAGGCCGTCGCCGCGGCGGATGCGGCGGCGCAGGGCGCGGAGCACGCGCTCGCGACTCACCACGACGCCTGGGAGCGCGCGGGCGGCCGGGCCGAGGACGATGTCGCGCGGCTGCGCACGCTCGTCGACGAACTGACCGGGCAGCTCGCGGTGTGGGCGGCCGTCGCCGAGCAGGAGAGTGAGCTCGCGCACCTCGAGGAGCGACTCGCGTCCGACCAGGAGCGGGTCGTCGCTCTGGAGCGCGATGTCGCCGAGATCGAGCAACGCCGCAAACCCGTGCCGGAACGGCTCAAGGCGATCGACAACGAGCTTCGCGACGCGCTCGCCGACGCCGGACGCGTGGACGACCTGCGCACGCGACTCGCCTCGATCGGCGAGCGTCTGGCCGCGGCGCACGAGGCGCAGCGCCTCGAGAAGCAGCTGCGGACCGCCGACGAGGAGCATCTCGCGGCAGCCGGCCGCCACGAGTCGGCGCAGTCCGCGGTGACCGCGCTGCTGCGCCGGCGCCTCGCCAGTCACGCCGCGGAGCTCGCGATGGCGCTCGTCGATGGCGAGCCCTGCGCGGTGTGCGGTTCGACGGAGCATCCGTCGCCCGCCATGTCTTCCGACGCGCCCGTCACCGACGACGAGGTGGCTGACGTCGAGGCGAGGCGCGACCGCGCGGCCAAAGACGAGGCAGCGGCCGCCGAAGCAGCGAAGTCCGCGCGCGACGCCCACAGCAGCGCGCTGGCACGGGCGGGTGGCGAGTCGGCGGCGTCGCTCGCCGAGGCGAAGGCGACCGCGCAGCTCGCGGTCGCGGCGGCCACAGAGGCGCAGAGCCGCTGCGAGAGGCTTACCGCGGAGCGCGCGAGTCTTGTGGAACTCGATGCCGCTGCGGGACGGGAGATGGACCAGGCGACGGCCGCGCTCGCCGAGCTGCGGATGGAGATCGCCGGAGCGACCGCCGACGCGAAGACGCTCCGAGCCGCCGTGACCGGGGCGCGTGGCGACTTCGGCTCCGTGGCCGCACGCATCGCCGCGACGACGAAGCGCCGCGGGCTCGCGCTCGCGCTCATGGACGCCCTCGTCGAGCACGCCGGAGCCGAGGCGGCGCTCGCCCGCGCACGCTCCGACCTCGAAACTCGCGTCGCCGCGAGCGAGTTCGCCGACGAGGCCGAGGCCGAGGCGGCGCTCCTCGATTCGGCCACGCGCACCGCGCTGTCCGAGCGCGTGCGCTCGCACGATATCGCGCTGATGACCGAGACGGAGCGCGTACGCGACCTCGAAGCCGAGCTGGGCGATGAGGCGGACGCCGCGCCCGACCTCGACGGGGCGGGGTCGGCGCGTGATCGCGCGCTCGCGGAGGAGAGGGCCGCAGTCGAGGCCGCCGCCCGCGCCGCGCAGACGGCCAGGCGCCTCGATGACCTCGTCCATCGTGCCGTCGAAGCGCAGGACGGGGTCGCGGAGCTCGCGGCCGAGTGCGAGGCTGTCTCGCGACTTGCGAACACGGTGGCCGGTCGACCCCCCAACACGCGACGGATGACTCTCGAGTCGTTCGTGCTCGCCGCCGAGCTCGAGGAGATCGTGGAGGCGGCCAACCTTCGGCTCGGCGAGATGTCGAGCGGGCGCTACCGCCTTCAGCACAGCGACGCACGGGCCGCGCGGAACGTCGCATCCGGACTCGGGCTCGAGATCATCGACGCCCACACGGGGCAGGCGCGGCCGGCACAGTCGCTGTCTGGTGGCGAGACGTTCCTCGCGTCGCTCGCCCTCGCGCTCGGCCTCGCCGAAGTCGTGACGGCACGTGCGGGAGGGGTCCGCCTTGACACGCTCTTCATCGATGAGGGATTCGGCTCGCTCGACGAAGCGACCCTCGACCTCGCGATGCGAACCCTCGACGAGCTCCGCCAGGGCGGGCGCACCGTCGGGCTCATCAGTCATGTGGCGGCGATGAAGGAGCAGCTGCCGGCGCAACTCGTCGTCGAGGCGACGGCCCAGGGCCCGAGCCTCGTCAGGCACGAGACGGTCTCGGCGACGGTCTGACGCGGCGGAGAGTCCGCGAGGCGGGGTGGTCGGTCTTCGAGCGCCCGGACGCGAGCGACACGCCCGGGATTCAGCCTCGATTTGCCGCGCCTCCGCGAGCCACGTACAGTAATACGTGTTCGCCCCAAAGGGAAGAGCGCTGAGGCTGAGAGCCCCGCCCCCTCAAGTGGAGAACCACCCCCCATCCGATCAGTTCTCCTTGTGAGACGTGACCTCCGGGTCTAGGATGAGGAGTCCACTCCGTGGACCGCGGTCATCGGCTGCCGACGAGATCTGAAGATCTCGAGCAGACCGGTTCGACAGACGGAACGGGGCGGACGAACAGGAAGTCGCCCCTCGGGCACGGTCGCGAGACCCGACCGTGGGAGCGTCCGATCCTTGAGAACTCAACAGCGTGCACTTGTCAAATGCCAATTTATTTCCGCTGGCCATTTTTTGGTTGGTGGGGGTTTTTGGATCAATTCATGGATTGTCAGTGATGGCATTCTGTTTTGGTCATGATTGAACTCGCCGAGCCTGGTCTGTTGATTGGGTTTGGTTTTCGTTTTTTACGGAGAGTTTGATCCTGGCTCAGGATGAACGCTGGCGGCGTGCTTAACACATGCAAGTCGAACGGTGAACATGGAGCTTGCTCTGTGGGATCAGTGGCGAACGGGTGAGTAACACGTGAGCAACCTGCCCCAGACTCTGGGATAAGCGCTGGAAACGGCGTCTAATACTGGATATGTGCTCCTGCCGC
Proteins encoded:
- a CDS encoding MFS transporter, which encodes MATPDAHPPTRDIPLSPSQRWRAYWVCVAVAAITILDLSKVNVALPSIEAALGSSSTELQLIVSGYVLTFGLALVPAGRIGDQRSRRALFITGLSVFTVTSLVCALAPTTTVLMIGRLAQGIGAGIQMPQVLGMIQQLFHGKERGRAFGLFGAAVGIATAFGPTLGGLLIAIGGPTDGWRGIFWMNVPLCLIAIGLAVWVLPSTRERSRRRLELDPTGVLLFGGSVLALLWPFLFTTGSPDDNPQRWWLLVVFVLLAAAFVWWERRYDRSGKSPLIPFSLFRLSSYRNGTLLATAQFAALPALFLLTTLYLQLGLGLAPVFAGLVTVGFALSSAFASWIGGNLVGRIGRPLVVWGV
- a CDS encoding AAA family ATPase, giving the protein MRLHRLELEGFGPFRDRQVVDFDAFADDGIFLIAGRTGAGKSSVLDGVCFALYGGVPRYDGAEKRLRSDYCGPDDPTEVSVEFSTGGRRWRVTRSPEYERAKRRGTGTTLVSADAQLDELVGGAWIGRASGSRHVALALDDVLGLSQQQFLQVILLAQNRFAEFLLARSDERQKLLRRLFGTRTYEQYQEGLEQRRRDAEAALAAAGDGVELLLGEAERLVAAEGTWEGFGAAGEVLERLAAGAESTDAPPPASAAEGALSPDPGPAASLADRLVDAERSVRAAHSRAEVLGAQQAVAAGAGRDAEAAFAAVKTLHAKQQQLAASRARLAALEQRSASVAADRSRAARAIAAEALRAPLEAVAAADAAAQGAEHALATHHDAWERAGGRAEDDVARLRTLVDELTGQLAVWAAVAEQESELAHLEERLASDQERVVALERDVAEIEQRRKPVPERLKAIDNELRDALADAGRVDDLRTRLASIGERLAAAHEAQRLEKQLRTADEEHLAAAGRHESAQSAVTALLRRRLASHAAELAMALVDGEPCAVCGSTEHPSPAMSSDAPVTDDEVADVEARRDRAAKDEAAAAEAAKSARDAHSSALARAGGESAASLAEAKATAQLAVAAATEAQSRCERLTAERASLVELDAAAGREMDQATAALAELRMEIAGATADAKTLRAAVTGARGDFGSVAARIAATTKRRGLALALMDALVEHAGAEAALARARSDLETRVAASEFADEAEAEAALLDSATRTALSERVRSHDIALMTETERVRDLEAELGDEADAAPDLDGAGSARDRALAEERAAVEAAARAAQTARRLDDLVHRAVEAQDGVAELAAECEAVSRLANTVAGRPPNTRRMTLESFVLAAELEEIVEAANLRLGEMSSGRYRLQHSDARAARNVASGLGLEIIDAHTGQARPAQSLSGGETFLASLALALGLAEVVTARAGGVRLDTLFIDEGFGSLDEATLDLAMRTLDELRQGGRTVGLISHVAAMKEQLPAQLVVEATAQGPSLVRHETVSATV
- a CDS encoding GNAT family N-acetyltransferase, with translation MKEFRFTHEADASRYTLHRGDDLVSVLDYRDDGRTVAMTRAYTVPTFRGHGYAGELVDRAVAELEAQGDREVIPVCWYVADWFAAHPERNGILRSRAL
- a CDS encoding exonuclease SbcCD subunit D is translated as MRILHTSDWHIGRSFHGHSTLEALRGVLEALAVQVREHAVDVVVVAGDVFDSAAPSAACFPLLSDTLRALRDTGAHVVVTSGNHDSAARLGFQSALLRDGVHVLTDPTSVGTPITIDDESGPVHFYGIPFLEPALVRHLWPGVELRTQAETIAHAMSLVREDLASRGGRSVAISHCFAAGVEATRGVEREIRQGTLDVVPLAYFDGPDYVALGHIHGRQRLSERVRYAGAPLHYSFGEGDKPRGSWLVELDSSGLASVEWLPLPVPRRLVTLTASFDELLTDERFDEFGDAWVCARYTDPTPQLDPMRRLQERFAHCAAVVHLPGAAASADRSSYAGRVRAARSDAELFDAFLAHVREGEGASAREGELIREIVGDRIAAEARA
- a CDS encoding IS3 family transposase (programmed frameshift); protein product: MGRPSKYSRELRERAVRMVAEVRPDYPSEYAAMIAVAQMLGIGSPETIRTWIRRNQIDAGDRPGVTTEAAEEIKRLKRENAELRRANEILKAASGFLRGRARPATEAIVAFIEEHKDRRDGGLRWGVESICDVLTQHGVKIAPSTYYDARDRGPSAREVSDERWKPIILATWQKQRKVLGARKLWLRLRRDGHDIARCTVERLMRDLGIAGVTRGRRKRPVDRELRETRPADLVDRHFARLRTNQLWVADFTYVWTWSGWVYVAFVFDAHSRRILGWRAATSMTTPLVLDCLDMALWTRRREGVAGFAGLTHHTDAGSVYTSIAFTDRLIDEGIDASVGSVGDAYDNSLAESQIGLYKSELIHHEGPWRDVDQVEAATASWVLWFNTERTHGSIDDLTPLEVEQLDYARIEPVERAG